A window of the Kosakonia radicincitans DSM 16656 genome harbors these coding sequences:
- a CDS encoding oxidoreductase, whose protein sequence is MISENPKVALIGPGAIGTTVVAALHEVGRTPVICGRTAYPQLELRFDEGRIIVPGPVLTEPAEIKQPFDLVFVAVKTTQLDATAAWLNVLCDEHTVVCVLQNGVEQKLQFAAYVAGATILPSVVWFPAQREPDASVWLRAKPRLTLPDTPAAQRVVEVLQGTRCEVDLAADFTSIAWRKLLQNAVAGLMVLSGRRAGMFSRSDITEVALAYLRECLAVARAEGAVLSDDVPQEIVDVFHRAPADLGTSILADRQAGRVLEWDIRNGVIQRYGRKQGIPTPLSDLIVPLLAAASDGPG, encoded by the coding sequence ATGATTTCTGAAAATCCTAAAGTGGCCCTCATTGGGCCGGGGGCCATCGGAACGACTGTGGTTGCGGCCCTGCACGAAGTAGGTCGAACTCCTGTAATTTGTGGACGTACGGCGTATCCTCAGCTCGAATTACGTTTTGACGAGGGGCGCATTATTGTGCCGGGCCCGGTGTTGACCGAGCCTGCCGAAATCAAACAGCCGTTTGATCTGGTGTTTGTCGCAGTGAAGACAACGCAACTGGACGCCACCGCGGCCTGGCTGAATGTTTTGTGCGACGAGCATACGGTGGTTTGCGTGTTACAAAATGGCGTTGAGCAGAAATTACAATTTGCCGCTTATGTTGCAGGTGCGACGATTCTGCCATCAGTGGTATGGTTTCCTGCGCAGCGAGAACCCGATGCTTCTGTCTGGCTGCGTGCTAAGCCGCGCCTGACATTGCCTGATACGCCAGCGGCCCAACGTGTGGTCGAGGTGTTGCAGGGCACGCGCTGTGAAGTCGATCTCGCTGCTGATTTCACCTCTATTGCATGGCGCAAGTTGTTGCAGAATGCGGTTGCGGGCTTGATGGTGCTGTCAGGGCGTCGCGCCGGAATGTTTTCACGCTCCGATATCACAGAGGTGGCATTAGCTTATTTACGCGAATGTCTTGCGGTGGCGCGTGCGGAAGGTGCGGTATTAAGTGATGACGTGCCGCAGGAGATCGTTGATGTTTTTCATCGTGCACCGGCGGATCTGGGTACCTCTATTCTCGCTGACCGCCAGGCCGGACGAGTGCTTGAGTGGGATATCCGTAACGGCGTTATACAGCGGTACGGGCGGAAGCAGGGTATTCCAACGCCGTTAAGCGATCTGATTGTGCCGTTGCTTGCGGCGGCCAGCGACGGGCCAGGTTGA
- a CDS encoding AAA family ATPase, translating into MAHSAPTLHILCGKIASGKSTLAAGLAKTPGTVLLSEDRWLALLFKDVMSSVGDYVHYSEKLRSAIGPHTVALLKAGVSVVLDFPANTLASRQWMMSLIHTSGAAHCLHYLPVADEECKARLRRRNAAGNHDFAASDAQFEAITRYFVEPGAEEGFHILRHDIHNPVTRL; encoded by the coding sequence ATGGCGCATTCTGCACCAACTCTGCATATCCTGTGCGGCAAAATTGCGTCCGGTAAATCAACGCTTGCCGCTGGGCTGGCAAAAACACCGGGCACCGTGCTCTTAAGTGAAGATCGCTGGCTGGCGTTGCTGTTTAAGGATGTGATGAGCAGCGTAGGGGACTACGTTCACTACTCGGAAAAACTCAGGAGCGCTATCGGTCCGCATACCGTTGCACTGCTTAAAGCGGGTGTCAGCGTCGTGCTGGATTTTCCTGCTAATACGCTTGCCAGTCGCCAGTGGATGATGTCTTTGATTCACACTTCGGGCGCAGCGCATTGCCTGCACTATTTGCCGGTGGCTGACGAGGAGTGCAAAGCGCGATTGCGGCGGCGGAATGCGGCGGGTAACCATGATTTTGCTGCTTCTGATGCACAGTTTGAAGCGATCACCCGCTACTTTGTTGAGCCGGGTGCTGAAGAA